In Arsenicicoccus sp. oral taxon 190, the following are encoded in one genomic region:
- a CDS encoding aminotransferase-like domain-containing protein produces MLTTIDSLRPRPTEGIAGSADQGLQPLAARADGLVGSVIDSSTSLLAAQTHDIVRFAMGAPAPEVIPVDIFKQLATEAHDEGSFTYGATEGEPGLIEALVDVSADTDEPTRAERVVITSGGMQGLDLAFKLYVDPGDLVVVESPTYTNGSGTALAYGADLLEVPCDDDGMDVDQLERLVREAGRTPKAIYTIPNFQNPSGVTLSEERRVRLVELAHRWGSVIVDDDPYGLLRFEGERVRGFAEISPDDPLIFSVRTFSKILAPGLRVGWVDADPRLRQLLINAKQAMDTCTNVPNQHVVEGFIRSGGLQAHLEGLRKEYLTRKDAMQESIARHLGDRVRTTDPQGGFFLWVTLQGEDAAVSTQRLFEIALAEGVAFIPGPALSPSGRFDDAFRLCFASTTPERTDVGIERLARALDRARAEG; encoded by the coding sequence ATGCTGACCACGATCGACTCGCTGCGCCCCCGCCCCACCGAGGGCATCGCCGGGTCGGCCGACCAGGGCCTGCAGCCGCTCGCGGCGCGCGCCGACGGGCTGGTGGGCTCCGTCATCGACTCGTCGACGTCGCTGCTGGCGGCGCAGACCCACGACATCGTGAGGTTCGCGATGGGGGCGCCCGCGCCGGAGGTGATCCCGGTCGACATCTTCAAGCAGCTGGCGACCGAGGCCCACGACGAGGGCTCCTTCACCTACGGCGCCACCGAGGGCGAGCCCGGGCTGATCGAGGCGCTCGTCGACGTCTCCGCCGACACCGACGAGCCCACCCGCGCCGAGCGGGTGGTCATCACCTCGGGCGGGATGCAGGGACTGGACCTCGCGTTCAAGCTGTATGTCGATCCCGGGGACCTGGTCGTCGTCGAGTCCCCGACCTACACCAACGGCTCGGGCACGGCCCTCGCCTACGGCGCCGACCTGCTGGAGGTGCCCTGCGACGACGACGGCATGGACGTCGACCAGCTGGAGCGGCTCGTCCGGGAGGCCGGGCGCACGCCCAAGGCGATCTACACGATCCCCAACTTCCAGAACCCCTCCGGCGTGACCCTGTCCGAGGAGCGGCGGGTGCGGCTCGTCGAGCTCGCCCACCGGTGGGGGTCGGTGATCGTGGACGACGACCCCTACGGGCTGCTGAGGTTCGAGGGGGAGCGGGTGCGCGGCTTCGCCGAGATCAGCCCGGACGACCCGCTGATCTTCTCGGTCCGGACCTTCTCCAAGATCCTGGCGCCGGGGCTGCGCGTCGGCTGGGTCGACGCGGACCCCCGGCTGCGGCAGCTGCTGATCAACGCCAAGCAGGCCATGGACACCTGCACCAACGTGCCCAACCAGCACGTCGTCGAGGGCTTCATCCGGTCCGGTGGGCTGCAGGCGCACCTGGAGGGGCTGCGCAAGGAGTACCTCACCCGCAAGGACGCGATGCAGGAGTCCATCGCGCGCCACCTCGGCGACCGGGTCCGCACCACCGACCCGCAGGGCGGCTTCTTCCTGTGGGTGACGCTGCAGGGCGAGGACGCCGCGGTGTCCACGCAGCGGCTCTTCGAGATCGCCCTCGCCGAGGGCGTGGCCTTCATCCCGGGGCCGGCCCTGTCGCCGTCGGGCCGTTTCGACGACGCCTTCCGGCTGTGCTTCGCCTCGACCACGCCGGAGCGCACCGACGTGGGCATCGAGCGGCTCGCGCGGGCCCTGGACCGCGCCCGGGCCGAAGGCTGA
- a CDS encoding M24 family metallopeptidase encodes MTEREMTFTPAEYADRLAAVRARMAHQGLAALVVTDPANLFYLTGYNAWSFYTPQLLFVPSEGDLVLFARAMDAQGAHRTSWLPMEQVVGYPEKLVHRPDTHPFAWVGAQLQRRGMVAPFAGQCVGVETDSHYFSPKAYRHLEHALPQWRLVDSYELVNWVRAVKSDAEIALMRKAAQVTTKAMQAAVDTIEVGVPQHVVAAEIQRAQALGDGDVWGDFPAIVPMLPTSESADTPHLTWTDRRLVEGDAVVVELAGAHRRYHVPLARTIVLGTPDPRLERLEEAVAAGLDAVLATTRAGVPVIELARAWNDCLARYGLSKPSRLGYSIGIAYPPDWGERTISIRSDDDTVLAANMTFHVICGMWMQDFGYEVSESIRVTDDGAECFTAYDRGLLRA; translated from the coding sequence ATGACCGAGCGCGAGATGACCTTTACCCCGGCGGAGTACGCCGACCGCCTGGCCGCCGTGCGCGCCCGTATGGCGCACCAGGGGCTGGCCGCCCTCGTGGTCACCGACCCCGCCAACCTGTTCTACCTGACGGGTTACAACGCGTGGTCGTTCTACACCCCGCAGCTGCTCTTCGTGCCGTCCGAGGGGGACCTGGTCCTCTTCGCGCGGGCGATGGACGCGCAGGGGGCGCACCGCACCTCCTGGCTGCCGATGGAGCAGGTCGTCGGCTACCCGGAGAAGCTCGTGCACCGGCCCGACACCCACCCCTTCGCGTGGGTGGGGGCGCAGCTGCAGCGGCGCGGCATGGTGGCGCCCTTCGCGGGGCAGTGCGTCGGGGTGGAGACCGACTCGCACTACTTCTCGCCCAAGGCCTACCGCCACCTGGAGCATGCCCTGCCGCAGTGGCGGCTGGTCGACTCCTACGAGCTGGTCAACTGGGTGCGGGCGGTGAAGTCCGACGCCGAGATCGCGCTGATGCGCAAGGCCGCGCAGGTCACCACCAAGGCGATGCAGGCCGCCGTCGACACCATCGAGGTGGGCGTGCCGCAGCACGTCGTCGCCGCCGAGATCCAGCGGGCGCAGGCCCTCGGTGACGGCGACGTGTGGGGCGACTTCCCGGCCATCGTGCCGATGCTGCCGACCAGCGAGTCCGCCGACACCCCGCACCTCACGTGGACCGACCGGCGCCTGGTCGAGGGCGACGCCGTCGTCGTGGAGCTGGCCGGCGCGCACCGCCGCTACCACGTGCCGCTGGCGCGCACGATCGTCCTCGGCACCCCCGACCCGCGCCTGGAGCGGCTCGAGGAAGCCGTCGCGGCGGGGCTGGACGCCGTGCTCGCCACCACCCGCGCGGGCGTCCCCGTCATCGAGCTCGCGCGCGCGTGGAACGACTGCCTCGCCCGCTACGGCCTGTCCAAGCCGTCCCGCCTCGGCTACTCGATCGGGATCGCCTACCCGCCGGACTGGGGCGAGCGCACCATCTCCATCCGCAGCGACGACGACACGGTGCTCGCCGCCAACATGACCTTCCACGTCATCTGCGGCATGTGGATGCAGGACTTCGGCTACGAGGTGTCGGAGTCCATCCGCGTGACGGATGACGGCGCCGAGTGCTTCACGGCATACGACCGGGGTCTGCTGCGGGCCTGA
- a CDS encoding NAD-dependent succinate-semialdehyde dehydrogenase — MTVQLVTASESQARRAQEVLASVHTGVFIDGAWGDAASGKTHDVVNPATEEVIATIADGGPEDARRAIEAAAAAQRDWGRTAPRERSEILRRAYDLIMERQDDLALIMTSEMGKPFAEAKGEVAYAAEFFRWFSEEAVRIGGDMMLSGDGKTRILVSRQPVGPCVLVTPWNFPLAMGTRKIGPAIAAGCTMVFKPAHLTPLSSFALVDILVEAGLPAGVLNVVCSSDAGSVVEPWMSSGLARKVSFTGSTAVGVKLLEQAAQHVMRSSMELGGNAPFIVCEDADLDKAVDGLMVAKMRNMGEACTAANRIFVHRSIHDRLADKLAERMGALSVGDGLGDGVDVGPLVEPKALAKVSELVGDAVERGATVRCGGDRPEGAGYFYAPTVLTDVSPESDLMTQEIFGPVAPLIPYDSEEEVVELANATPWGLMGYVYTESLERAFRLGEAIETGMVGLNTGLVSNPAAPFGGVKASGLGREGGKLGIEEFLEVKYLATPRA; from the coding sequence ATGACCGTCCAGCTCGTCACCGCCAGCGAGTCCCAGGCCCGTCGCGCCCAGGAGGTCCTGGCCTCCGTGCACACCGGCGTCTTCATCGACGGCGCGTGGGGCGACGCCGCCTCCGGCAAGACCCACGACGTGGTCAACCCCGCCACCGAGGAGGTCATCGCGACCATCGCGGACGGCGGCCCGGAGGACGCGCGCCGCGCCATCGAGGCGGCCGCGGCGGCCCAGCGCGACTGGGGCCGCACCGCCCCGCGCGAGCGCAGCGAGATCCTGCGCCGCGCCTACGACCTCATCATGGAGCGGCAGGACGACTTGGCGCTGATCATGACCAGCGAGATGGGCAAGCCGTTCGCCGAGGCCAAGGGGGAGGTCGCCTACGCCGCGGAGTTCTTCCGGTGGTTCTCGGAGGAGGCGGTGCGCATCGGCGGGGACATGATGCTCTCCGGCGACGGCAAGACCCGCATCCTCGTGTCCCGCCAGCCGGTGGGGCCGTGCGTGCTGGTCACGCCGTGGAACTTCCCGCTGGCGATGGGGACCCGCAAGATCGGCCCGGCCATCGCGGCCGGCTGCACCATGGTCTTCAAGCCCGCCCACCTGACCCCGCTGTCGTCCTTCGCGCTGGTCGACATCCTCGTCGAGGCGGGGCTGCCCGCGGGGGTCCTCAACGTCGTGTGCTCCTCCGACGCCGGCTCGGTCGTCGAGCCGTGGATGAGCAGCGGGCTGGCCCGCAAGGTCTCCTTCACCGGGTCCACCGCCGTCGGGGTGAAGCTCCTGGAGCAGGCGGCCCAGCACGTCATGAGGTCCTCGATGGAGCTCGGCGGCAACGCGCCGTTCATCGTCTGCGAGGACGCCGACCTCGACAAGGCCGTCGACGGCCTGATGGTCGCCAAGATGCGCAACATGGGCGAGGCCTGCACCGCCGCCAACCGGATCTTCGTGCACCGCTCGATCCACGACCGGCTGGCCGACAAGCTCGCCGAGCGCATGGGTGCCCTCTCGGTCGGCGACGGTCTCGGCGACGGCGTGGACGTGGGGCCGCTGGTCGAGCCCAAGGCGCTCGCCAAGGTCAGCGAGCTGGTCGGCGACGCCGTGGAGCGTGGCGCCACCGTCCGCTGCGGCGGCGACCGCCCCGAGGGAGCCGGCTACTTCTACGCCCCCACCGTGCTGACCGACGTGAGCCCGGAGTCGGACCTGATGACCCAGGAGATCTTCGGCCCCGTCGCGCCGCTCATCCCCTACGACTCCGAGGAGGAGGTCGTCGAGCTCGCCAACGCCACCCCGTGGGGGCTCATGGGCTACGTCTACACCGAGAGCCTGGAGCGGGCCTTCCGCCTCGGGGAGGCGATCGAGACCGGGATGGTCGGCCTCAACACCGGCCTGGTGTCCAACCCTGCGGCGCCCTTCGGCGGCGTCAAGGCCTCCGGGCTGGGGCGCGAGGGCGGCAAGCTCGGCATCGAGGAGTTCCTCGAGGTCAAGTACCTCGCCACCCCCCGGGCCTGA
- a CDS encoding aspartate aminotransferase family protein, which yields MTSLSPLLKQATPVVVDHASGCWIHGQDGRDYLDFTTGIGVTSTGHCHPRVVEAAREQVGKIIHAQYTTVMHQPLLDLTERLGQVLPEGLDSVFYANSGSEAVESAVRLARMATGRPNIVVFQGGFHGRTVAAATLTTAGTRFAAGFSPLMGGVHMAPFPYAYRYGWDVDTAIDFALRELDHLFATRTSPADTAAFLIEPVLGDGGYLPTPPRFLQGLRERADEHGILLVLDEVQAGCGRTGRFWGHQHADVAPDILLTAKGIASGFPISAMAASEALMSRGWPGSQGGTYGGNAVAAAAGCATLDVIRDEGLVDNARVRGDQLRAGLDALAADVDAIGDVRGLGLMQGIEFTTADGRPDAATALAVQQGTTAHGLLTLTCGPLGNVVRVMPALVVSEEEIELGLQRFRATVEEVVPG from the coding sequence ATGACCTCCCTGAGCCCTCTCCTCAAGCAGGCCACACCCGTCGTGGTCGACCACGCCTCCGGCTGCTGGATCCATGGTCAGGACGGCCGTGACTACCTCGACTTCACCACGGGCATCGGCGTCACCAGCACCGGCCACTGCCACCCGCGGGTCGTCGAGGCCGCCCGCGAGCAGGTCGGCAAGATCATCCACGCGCAGTACACGACGGTGATGCACCAGCCGCTGCTCGACCTCACCGAGCGGCTCGGCCAGGTCCTCCCGGAGGGGCTCGACTCGGTCTTCTACGCCAACTCCGGCTCCGAGGCCGTGGAGTCGGCGGTGCGGCTGGCCCGCATGGCGACCGGACGCCCCAACATCGTGGTCTTCCAGGGCGGCTTCCACGGCCGCACGGTCGCGGCGGCGACCCTCACGACCGCGGGCACCCGCTTCGCGGCCGGCTTCTCCCCGCTCATGGGCGGGGTGCACATGGCGCCCTTCCCCTACGCCTACCGCTACGGCTGGGACGTCGACACCGCGATCGACTTCGCGCTGCGCGAGCTGGACCACCTCTTCGCGACCCGCACCTCCCCGGCCGACACCGCGGCCTTCCTCATCGAGCCGGTGCTCGGGGACGGCGGCTACCTGCCGACCCCGCCGCGCTTCCTGCAGGGGCTGCGCGAGCGCGCCGACGAGCACGGCATCCTGCTGGTGCTCGACGAGGTGCAGGCCGGCTGCGGGCGGACCGGCCGGTTCTGGGGGCACCAGCACGCCGACGTCGCGCCCGACATCCTGCTGACCGCCAAGGGCATCGCGTCGGGCTTCCCCATCAGCGCGATGGCCGCCTCCGAGGCGCTCATGAGCAGGGGCTGGCCCGGCTCCCAGGGCGGGACGTATGGCGGCAACGCCGTGGCCGCGGCCGCCGGCTGCGCGACCCTCGACGTGATCCGGGACGAGGGGCTCGTGGACAACGCGCGGGTCCGCGGGGACCAGCTGCGGGCGGGGCTCGACGCGCTGGCCGCCGACGTCGACGCGATCGGCGACGTGCGCGGCCTGGGGCTGATGCAGGGCATCGAGTTCACCACCGCCGACGGGCGCCCCGACGCGGCGACCGCGCTCGCGGTGCAGCAGGGCACGACCGCCCATGGTCTGCTCACCCTCACCTGCGGTCCGCTCGGTAACGTCGTCCGGGTGATGCCCGCGCTCGTCGTCTCCGAGGAGGAGATCGAGCTGGGGCTGCAGCGCTTCCGCGCCACGGTCGAGGAGGTCGTCCCGGGCTGA
- a CDS encoding D-2-hydroxyacid dehydrogenase encodes MSQPRPRLVVLTADGTQPPGNEAALRSLADLRYATEADLAEALPGADVLFSWDFFSGALRAAWPAADALRWVHVAAAGVDAMLFGELAESSVVVTNSRGVFDQPIAEFVLASVLAHDKLLHESKALQRRHEWRHREVTRTAGRHVLVVGTGAIGRACGQLLRAAGLQVRGAGRRAVSGDPDLGEIVLTSELAQHVGWADHVVLIAPLTPQTRHVVSAEVLAAMKPTAHLINVGRGALVDETALVAALQRGEIAAASLDVVETEPLPDDSPLWDLEQVALSAHMCGDVVGWRDELAALFEDNLRRYVAGRSLRNVVDKHSGFVARG; translated from the coding sequence ATGTCGCAGCCTCGTCCCCGCCTCGTCGTCCTCACCGCCGACGGCACGCAGCCCCCCGGCAACGAGGCCGCGCTCCGGTCCCTCGCCGACCTCCGCTACGCCACCGAGGCGGACCTGGCCGAGGCGCTGCCGGGCGCGGACGTGCTCTTCTCGTGGGACTTCTTCAGCGGCGCGCTCCGCGCGGCGTGGCCGGCCGCCGACGCGCTGCGGTGGGTCCACGTGGCCGCCGCCGGGGTCGACGCGATGCTCTTCGGCGAGCTCGCCGAGTCCTCGGTGGTCGTGACCAACTCCCGCGGCGTCTTCGACCAGCCCATCGCGGAGTTCGTGCTCGCCTCCGTGCTCGCCCACGACAAGCTGCTGCACGAGAGCAAGGCGCTGCAGCGGCGGCACGAGTGGCGCCACCGCGAGGTCACCCGCACCGCAGGGCGACATGTGCTCGTGGTCGGGACCGGCGCCATCGGGCGGGCCTGCGGCCAGCTGCTGCGCGCCGCGGGGCTGCAGGTCCGAGGCGCCGGTCGCCGAGCCGTCTCCGGCGACCCCGACCTCGGCGAGATCGTGCTGACCAGCGAGCTCGCGCAGCACGTCGGCTGGGCCGACCACGTCGTCCTGATCGCCCCGCTCACCCCGCAGACGCGCCACGTCGTGTCCGCCGAGGTGCTCGCCGCCATGAAACCCACCGCCCACCTCATCAACGTCGGACGCGGCGCCCTCGTCGACGAGACCGCCCTCGTGGCCGCGCTGCAGCGGGGCGAGATCGCCGCGGCCTCCCTCGACGTCGTCGAGACCGAGCCGCTGCCCGACGACTCCCCGCTGTGGGACCTCGAGCAGGTCGCGCTGTCCGCCCACATGTGCGGCGACGTCGTGGGGTGGCGCGACGAGCTGGCCGCCCTCTTCGAGGACAACCTGCGCCGCTACGTGGCTGGGCGGAGCCTGCGCAACGTGGTCGACAAGCACAGCGGTTTCGTGGCGCGCGGGTGA